One segment of Balaenoptera ricei isolate mBalRic1 chromosome 8, mBalRic1.hap2, whole genome shotgun sequence DNA contains the following:
- the CLP1 gene encoding polyribonucleotide 5'-hydroxyl-kinase Clp1 isoform X1 produces MVIRGKKKYEARHSSHTEKMGEEANDDKKPTTKFELERETELRFEVEASQSVQLELLAGMAEIFGTELTRNKKFTFDAGAKVAVFTWHGCALQLSGRTEVAYVSKDTPMLLYLNTHTALEQMRRQAEKEEERGPRVMVVGPTDVGKSTVCRLLLNYAVRLGRRPTYVELDVGQGSVSIPGTMGALYIERPADVEEGFSIQAPLVYHFGSTTPGTNIKLYNKITSRLADVFNQRCEVNRRASVSGCVINTCGWVKGSGYQALVHAASAFEVDVVVVLDQERLYNELKRDLPHFVRTVLLPKSGGVVERSKDFRRECRDERIREYFYGFRGCFYPHAFNVKFSDVKIYKVGAPTIPDSCLPLGMSQEDNQLKLVPVTPGRDMVHHLLSVSTAEGTEENLSETSVAGFIVVTSVDLEHQVFTVLSPAPRPLPKNFLLIMDIRFMDLK; encoded by the exons ATGGTGATCAGAGGTAAGAAGAAGTATGAAGCAAG GCACAGCAGCCACACAGAAAAGATGGGAGAGGAGGCCAATGATGACAAGAAGCCAACTACTAAATTTGAACTAGAGCGAGAAACAGAACTTCGCTTTGAGGTGGAGGCCTCTCAGTCAGTTCAGTTGGAGCTGCTCGCTGGCATGGCAGAAATCTTTGGCACAGAGCTGACCCGAAACAAGAAATTCACCTTTGATGCTGGTGCCAAGGTGGCTGTTTTCACTTGGCATGGCTGTGCTCTACAGCTCAGTGGCCGCACCGAGGTGGCGTATGTCTCCAAGGACACCCCTATGTTGCTTTATCTCAACACTCATACAGCCTTGGAGCAGATGCGGAGGCAGgcggagaaggaagaagagcgaGGGCCCCGGGTGATGGTAGTGGGCCCCACTGATGTGGGCAAGTCCACAGTGTGCCGTCTCCTGCTCAACTACGCAGTGCGTTTGGGCCGCCGGCCCACTTACGTGGAGTTGGATGTGGGCCAGGGCTCTGTGTCCATCCCTGGTACCATGGGGGCCCTCTACATTGAGCGGCCAGCAGATGTTGAAGAGGGATTCTCTATCCAGGCCCCTCTGGTGTATCATTTTGGCTCCACCACTCCTGGCACCAATATCAAGCTTTATAATAAG ATTACATCTCGTTTAGCAGATGTGTTCAACCAAAGGTGTGAAGTGAACCGAAGGGCCTCTGTGAGTGGCTGTGTCATTAACACCTGTGGCTGGGTCAAGGGCTCTGGTTACCAGGCACTGGTGCATGCAGCCTCAGCCTTCGAGGTGGATGTAGTTGTGGTTCTGGATCAAGAACGACTGTACAATGAACTGAAACGGGACCTACCTCACTTTGTACGCACTGTGCTGCTCCCTAAATCCGGGGGTGTGGTTGAGCGCTCCAAGGACTTCCGGCGGGAATGTAGGGATGAGCGTATCCGTGAGTATTTCTATGGATTCCGGGGCTGTTTCTATCCCCATGCCTTCAATGTCAAATTTTCAGATGTGAAAATCTACAAAGTTGGGGCACCCACCATCCCAGACTCCTGTCTGCCTTTGGGCATGTCTCAGGAGGACAATCAGCTCAAGCTAGTCCCCGTCACCCCTGGCCGAGATATGGTGCACCACCTCCTGAGTGTCAGCACCGCTGAGGGCACAGAGGAGAACCTTTCTGAGACAAGTGTGGCTGGCTTCATCGTGGTGACCAGTGTGGACCTAGAGCATCAGGTGTTCACTGTTCTCTCTCCAGCCCCCCGCCCACTGCCTAAGAACTTCCTTCTCATCATGGATATCCGGTTCATGGATCTTAAGTAG
- the CLP1 gene encoding polyribonucleotide 5'-hydroxyl-kinase Clp1 isoform X2, which translates to MGEEANDDKKPTTKFELERETELRFEVEASQSVQLELLAGMAEIFGTELTRNKKFTFDAGAKVAVFTWHGCALQLSGRTEVAYVSKDTPMLLYLNTHTALEQMRRQAEKEEERGPRVMVVGPTDVGKSTVCRLLLNYAVRLGRRPTYVELDVGQGSVSIPGTMGALYIERPADVEEGFSIQAPLVYHFGSTTPGTNIKLYNKITSRLADVFNQRCEVNRRASVSGCVINTCGWVKGSGYQALVHAASAFEVDVVVVLDQERLYNELKRDLPHFVRTVLLPKSGGVVERSKDFRRECRDERIREYFYGFRGCFYPHAFNVKFSDVKIYKVGAPTIPDSCLPLGMSQEDNQLKLVPVTPGRDMVHHLLSVSTAEGTEENLSETSVAGFIVVTSVDLEHQVFTVLSPAPRPLPKNFLLIMDIRFMDLK; encoded by the exons ATGGGAGAGGAGGCCAATGATGACAAGAAGCCAACTACTAAATTTGAACTAGAGCGAGAAACAGAACTTCGCTTTGAGGTGGAGGCCTCTCAGTCAGTTCAGTTGGAGCTGCTCGCTGGCATGGCAGAAATCTTTGGCACAGAGCTGACCCGAAACAAGAAATTCACCTTTGATGCTGGTGCCAAGGTGGCTGTTTTCACTTGGCATGGCTGTGCTCTACAGCTCAGTGGCCGCACCGAGGTGGCGTATGTCTCCAAGGACACCCCTATGTTGCTTTATCTCAACACTCATACAGCCTTGGAGCAGATGCGGAGGCAGgcggagaaggaagaagagcgaGGGCCCCGGGTGATGGTAGTGGGCCCCACTGATGTGGGCAAGTCCACAGTGTGCCGTCTCCTGCTCAACTACGCAGTGCGTTTGGGCCGCCGGCCCACTTACGTGGAGTTGGATGTGGGCCAGGGCTCTGTGTCCATCCCTGGTACCATGGGGGCCCTCTACATTGAGCGGCCAGCAGATGTTGAAGAGGGATTCTCTATCCAGGCCCCTCTGGTGTATCATTTTGGCTCCACCACTCCTGGCACCAATATCAAGCTTTATAATAAG ATTACATCTCGTTTAGCAGATGTGTTCAACCAAAGGTGTGAAGTGAACCGAAGGGCCTCTGTGAGTGGCTGTGTCATTAACACCTGTGGCTGGGTCAAGGGCTCTGGTTACCAGGCACTGGTGCATGCAGCCTCAGCCTTCGAGGTGGATGTAGTTGTGGTTCTGGATCAAGAACGACTGTACAATGAACTGAAACGGGACCTACCTCACTTTGTACGCACTGTGCTGCTCCCTAAATCCGGGGGTGTGGTTGAGCGCTCCAAGGACTTCCGGCGGGAATGTAGGGATGAGCGTATCCGTGAGTATTTCTATGGATTCCGGGGCTGTTTCTATCCCCATGCCTTCAATGTCAAATTTTCAGATGTGAAAATCTACAAAGTTGGGGCACCCACCATCCCAGACTCCTGTCTGCCTTTGGGCATGTCTCAGGAGGACAATCAGCTCAAGCTAGTCCCCGTCACCCCTGGCCGAGATATGGTGCACCACCTCCTGAGTGTCAGCACCGCTGAGGGCACAGAGGAGAACCTTTCTGAGACAAGTGTGGCTGGCTTCATCGTGGTGACCAGTGTGGACCTAGAGCATCAGGTGTTCACTGTTCTCTCTCCAGCCCCCCGCCCACTGCCTAAGAACTTCCTTCTCATCATGGATATCCGGTTCATGGATCTTAAGTAG